The DNA sequence TCACGTTCATCAGGTCTTTGGTCAATTTCTGAATCGACTCCACCGTGCCATGCACTATCAGGACTTCCAGGCACTTCTCCTCATCCAGATGCACATGGATGGAAGCGGAAATGGTCTCATGATGGCGGTGCTGCACCTCCATCAAGCTCTCCTTCACCCCTCCTCTAGTGTGCTCGTAGACCAAAGTGATGGTGCCTACGGCGTGGGACTCAGCGTGCTCCAAGGACTCCTGTACCAAGGCGTTGCGGATGAGGTCGCGTATGGCCTCAGATCGGGTAGCGAAGCCTTTCTGCGCCAACAGAAGGTCGAAACTCTGCAAGAGCTCTGGCT is a window from the Methanomassiliicoccales archaeon genome containing:
- the nikR gene encoding nickel-responsive transcriptional regulator NikR, whose product is PELLQSFDLLLAQKGFATRSEAIRDLIRNALVQESLEHAESHAVGTITLVYEHTRGGVKESLMEVQHRHHETISASIHVHLDEEKCLEVLIVHGTVESIQKLTKDLMNVKGVTHGQPVMIAGELSEHRGH